Proteins from one Triticum aestivum cultivar Chinese Spring chromosome 7A, IWGSC CS RefSeq v2.1, whole genome shotgun sequence genomic window:
- the LOC542863 gene encoding 1,4-alpha-glucan-branching enzyme, chloroplastic/amyloplastic, protein MMCLSSSLLPRPSPAADRPPPGIIAGGGGGGKRLSVVPSVPFLLHWSWPRKAKSKSSVSVTARGNKIAATTGYGSDHLPMYDLEPKLAEFKDHFNYTMKRYLEQKLLIEKHEGGLEEFSKGYLKFGINTEHDASVYREWAPAAEEAQLVGDFNNWNGSGHKMTKDNFGVWSIRISNVNGKPAIPHNSKVKFRCRHDGVWVERIPAWIRYATVTASKSGAPYDGVHWDPPTTERYVFNHPRPPKPDVPRIYEAHVGVSGRKLEVGTYREFADNVLPRLRATNYNTVQLMGIMEHSDAASFGYYVTNFFAVSSRSGTPEDLKYLIDKAHSLGLCVLMDVVHSHASNNVIDGLNGYDVGQSAHESYFYTGDKGYNEMWNGRMFNYANWEVLRFLLSNLRYWMDEFMFDGFRFVGVTSMLYNHNGINMSFTGNYKEYFGLDTNVDAVVYMMLVNHLMHKLYPEAIVVAVDVSGMPVLCWPVDEGGLGFDYRQAMTIPDRWIDCLENKGDQQWSMSSVISQTLTNKRYPEKFIAYAERQNHPTIGVKTMAFLLMEWEMYSGMSDMDHDSPTIDRGIALQKMIHFITMAFGGDSYLKYMANEYINAFDQATNTLDEKCSFLSSSKQTASDMNEEEKAKSKFSVPVSAPRDYTMATAEDGFGDLPIYDLDPKFAGFKDHFSYRMKKYLEQKHSIEKYEGGLEEFSKGYLKFGINTENDATVYREWAPAAKDAQLIGDFNNWNGSGHRMTKDNFGVWSIRISHVNGKPAIPHNSKVKFRFHRGDGLWVDRVPAWIRYATFDASKFGAPYDGVHWDPPTGERYVFKHPRPRKPDAPRIYEAHVGMSGEKPEVSTYREFADNVLPRIKANNYNTVQLMAIMEHSYYASFGYHVTNFFAVSSRSGTPEDLKYLVDKAHSLGLRVLMDVVHSHASSNMTDGLNGYDVGQNTQESYFHTGERGYHKLWDSRLFNYANWEVLRYLLSNLRYWMDEFMFDGFRFDGVTSMLYNHHGINMSFAGNYKEYFGLDTDVDAVVYMMLANHLMHKILPEATVVAEDVSGMPVLCRSVDEGGVGFDYRLAMAIPDRWIDYLKNKDDLEWSMSAIAHTLTNRRYTEKCIAYAESHDQSIVGDKTMAFLLMDKEMYTGMSDLQPASPTIDRGIALQKMIHFITMALGGDGYLNFMGNEFGHPEWIDFPREGNNWSYDKCRRQWSLSDIDHLRYKYMNAFDQAMNALDDKFSFLSSSKQIVSDMNEEKKIIVFERGDLVFVFNFHPSKTYDGYKVGCDLPGKYKVALDSDALMFGGHGRVAHDNDHFTSPEGVPGVPETNFNNRPNSFKVLSPPRTCVAYYRVEEKAEKPKDEGAASWGKAAPGYIDVEATRVKDAADGEATSGSKKASTGGDSSKKGINFVFGSPDKDNK, encoded by the exons ATGATGTGCCTCAGCTCCTCTCTCCTGCCGCGCCCGTCTCCCGCTGCTGACCGGCCGCCTCCCGGGATCATCGCG ggtggcggcggcggtggcaagcgACTGAGCGTGGTGCCGTCCGTCCCGTTTCTGCTCCACTGGTCGTGGCCACGGAAG GCCAAGAGCAAGTCTTCTGTTTCTGTGACTGCACGAGGAAACAAAATCGCGGCAACAACTGGATATGGTTCTGACCACCTTCCCATGTACGATCTGGAACCAAAGTTGGCTGAATTCAAAGACCACTTCAACTATACGATGAAAAGGTACCTTGAACAGAAACTTCTGATTGAGAAACATGAGGGAGGCCTAGAGGAATTCTCTAAAG GCTATTTGAAGTTTGGGATCAACACAGAGCATGATGCATCCGTGTATAGGGAATGGGCTCCTGCAGCAGA AGAAGCACAACTTGTTGGTGACTTCAACAACTGGAATGGTTCTGGGCACAAGATGACAAAGGATAATTTTGGCGTTTGGTCAATCAGGATTTCCAATGTCAATGGGAAACCTGCCATCCCTCACAATTCCAAGGTTAAATTTCGATGTAGGCACGATGGAGTATGGGTTGAACGGATTCCAGCATGGATTCGTTATGCAACTGTTACTGCCTCTAAATCTGGAGCTCCATACGATGGTGTTCACTGGGATCCACCAACTACCGAAAG GTATGTATTCAACCATCCTCGACCTCCAAAGCCTGATGTTCCACGTATCTATGAGGCTCATGTGGGGGTGAGTGGTCGAAAGCTTGAAGTAGGCACATACAGGGAATTTGCAGACAACGTGTTACCGCGCTTAAGGGCAACTAACTACAACACAGTTCAGTTGATGGGAATCATGGAACATTCTGACGCTGCTTCTTTTGGGTATTACGTGACGAATTTCTTCGCAGTTAGCAGCAGATCAGGCACACCAGAGGACCTCAAATATCTTATTGACAAGGCACATAGTCTTGGATTGTGTGTTCTAATGGATGTTGTCCACAGCCATGCGAGCAATAATGTGATAGACGGTCTCAATGGCTATGATGTTGGACAAAGTGCACACGAATCCTATTTCTACACAGGAGACAAGGGCTATAATGAGATGTGGAATGGCCGCATGTTCAACTATGCCAATTGGGAGGTCCTAAGATTCCTTCTTTCCAATTTGAGATATTGGATGGACGAATTCATGTTTGATGGCTTCCGATTTGTTGGGGTTACATCGATGCTATATAATCACAATGGTATCAATATGTCATTCACTGGAAATTACAAAGAGTATTTTGGTTTGGATACCAATGTAGATGCAGTTGTTTATATGATGCTCGTGAACCATTTAATGCACAAACTCTACCCAGAAGCAATTGTTGTGGCAGTAGATGTTTCAGGCATGCCAGTTCTTTGTTGGCCAGTTGATGAAGGTGGATTAGGGTTTGACTATCGCCAGGCTATGACTATTCCCGATAGATGGATTGACTGCTTGGAGAACAAAGGTGATCAACAATGGTCAATGAGTAGTGTAATATCACAAACATTGACTAACAAGCGATATCCGGAAAAGTTCATTGCATATGCTGAGAGGCAAAATCAT CCTACTATTGGCGTCAAGACTATGGCCTTTCTCTTAATGGAATGGGAAATGTATTCCGGCATGTCGGACATGGATCATGATTCGCCTACAATTGATCGTGGCATTGCACTTCAAAAG ATGATTCACTTCATCACGATGGCCTTTGGAGGTGATAGCTACTTAAAATATATGGCTAATGAG TACATTAATGCATTTGATCAAGCAACGAACACACTCGACGAGAAATGTTCCTTCCTATCATCATCAAAGCAGACTGCCAGCGACATGAATGAGGAAGAAAAG GCCAAGAGCAAGTTCTCTGTTCCCGTGTCTGCGCCAAGAGACTACACCATGGCAACAGCTGAAGATGGCTTCGGCGACCTTCCGATATACGATCTGGATCCCAAGTTCGCCGGCTTCAAGGACCACTTCAGTTACAGGATGAAAAAGTATCTTGAACAGAAACATTCGATCGAGAAATACGAGGGGGGCCTTGAAGAGTTCTCTAAAG GCTACTTGAAGTTTGGGATCAACACAGAAAATGACGCAACTGTGTACCGGGAATGGGCCCCTGCAGCAAA GGATGCACAACTTATTGGTGACTTCAACAACTGGAATGGCTCTGGGCACAGGATGACAAAGGATAATTTTGGTGTTTGGTCAATCAGGATTTCCCATGTCAATGGGAAACCTGCCATCCCCCATAATTCCAAGGTTAAATTTCGATTTCACCGTGGAGATGGACTATGGGTCGATCGGGTTCCTGCATGGATTCGTTATGCAACTTTTGATGCCTCTAAATTTGGAGCTCCATATGACGGTGTTCACTGGGATCCACCAACTGGTGAAAG GTATGTGTTTAAGCATCCTCGGCCTCGAAAGCCTGACGCTCCACGTATTTACGAGGCTCATGTGGGGATGAGTGGTGAAAAGCCTGAAGTAAGCACATACAGAGAATTTGCAGACAATGTGTTACCGCGCATAAAGGCAAACAACTACAACACAGTTCAGCTGATGGCAATCATGGAACATTCATATTATGCTTCTTTTGGATACCATGTGACGAATTTCTTCGCAGTTAGCAGCAGATCAGGAACACCAGAGGACCTCAAATATCTTGTTGACAAGGCACATAGCTTAGGGTTGCGTGTTCTGATGGATGTTGTCCATAGCCATGCGAGCAGTAATATGACAGATGGTCTAAATGGCTATGATGTTGGACAAAACACACAGGAGTCCTATTTCCATACAGGAGAAAGGGGTTATCATAAACTGTGGGATAGTCGCCTGTTCAACTATGCCAATTGGGAGGTCTTACGGTATCTTCTTTCTAATCTGAGATATTGGATGGACGAATTCATGTTTGACGGCTTCCGATTTGATGGAGTAACATCCATGCTATATAATCACCATGGTATCAATATGTCATTCGCTGGAAATTACAAGGAATATTTTGGTTTGGATACCGATGTAGATGCAGTTGTTTacatgatgcttgcgaaccatttaATGCACAAAATCTTGCCAGAAGCAACTGTTGTTGCAGAAGATGTTTCAGGCATGCCAGTGCTTTGTCGGTCAGTTGATGAAGGTGGAGTAGGGTTTGACTATCGCCTTGCTATGGCTATTCCTGATAGATGGATTGACTACTTGAAGAACAAAGATGACCTTGAATGGTCAATGAGTGCAATAGCACATACTCTGACCAACAGGAGATATACGGAAAAGTGCATTGCATATGCTGAGAGCCACGATCAG TCTATTGTTGGCGACAAGACTATGGCATTTCTCTTGATGGACAAGGAAATGTATACTGGCATGTCAGACTTGCAGCCTGCTTCACCTACAATTGATCGTGGAATTGCACTTCAAAAG ATGATTCACTTCATCACCATGGCCCTTGGAGGTGATGGCTACTTGAATTTTATGGGTAATGAG TTTGGCCACCCAGAATGGATTGACTTTCCAAGAGAAGGCAACAACTGGAGTTATGATAAATGCAGACGCCAGTGGAGCCTCTCAGACATTGATCACCTACGATACAAG TACATGAACGCATTTGATCAAGCAATGAATGCGCTCGACGACAAGTTTTCCTTCCTATCGTCATCAAAGCAGATTGTCAGCGACATGAATGAGGAAAAGAAG ATTATTGTATTTGAACGTGGAGATCTGGTCTTCGTCTTCAATTTTCATCCCAGTAAAACTTATGATGG TTACAAAGTCGGATGTGATTTGCCTGGGAAGTACAAGGTAGCTCTGGACTCCGATGCTCTGATGTTTGGTGGACATGGAAGA GTGGCCCATGACAACGATCACTTCACGTCACCTGAAGGAGTACCAGGAGTACCTGAAACAAACTTCAACAACCGCCCTAATTCATTCAAAGTCCTGTCTCCACCCCGCACTTGTGTG GCTTACTATCGCGTCGAGGAAAAAGCGGAAAAGCCTAAGGATGAAGGAGCTGCTTCTTGGGGCAAAGCTGCTCCTGGGTACATCGATGTTGAAGCCACTCGTGTCAAAGACGCAGCAGATGGTGAGGCGACTTCTGGTTCCAAAAAGGCGTCTACAGGAGGTGACTCCAGCAAGAAGGGAATTAACTTTGTCTTCGGGTCACCTGACAAAGATAACAAATAA
- the LOC123149768 gene encoding NAC domain-containing protein 22, translating into MERRGAAAAPSLELPGFRFHPTEEELLEFYLKHHVTRNNKQQQLRAPFDIIPTVHLYRHDPWDLPGLAAIASEREWYFFVPRDGARKHASGVAGGGRPSRTTERGFWKATGSDRAVRCAADPKRLVGLKKTLVYYQGRAPRGTKTDWVMNEYRLPDLAGAGAGEQQDVVLCKVYRKAVSLKELEQRVAMEELARTRSSPPTTTASHCSAGSPDVSSASEVANEAVNAVVQHHGHHGVKKEEAVAVARPPAMRLPQLETAKGGAGLEWMQDPFLTQLRSPWMEGLCLSPYYASSVLNF; encoded by the coding sequence ATGGAGCGGCGAGGAGCAGCGGCGGCGCCGTCGCTGGAGCTGCCGGGGTTCCGCTTCCACCCcacggaggaggagctgctggagtTCTACCTCAAGCACCACGTCACCCGAAACAACAAGCAGCAGCAGCTCAGGGCGCCGTTCGACATCATCCCCACGGTGCACCTGTACCGGCACGACCCCTGGGACCTCCCGGGCCTGGCCGCCATCGCCAGCGAGCGCGAGTGGTACTTCTTCGTGCCCCGCGACGGCGCCCGGAAGCACGCGTCCGGCGTTGCCGGGGGCGGGCGCCCGAGCCGCACCACGGAGCGCGGGTTCTGGAAGGCCACGGGGTCCGACCGCGCCGTGCGCTGCGCCGCCGATCCCAAGCGCCTCGTCGGGCTCAAGAAGACGCTCGTCTACTACCAGGGCCGCGCGCCCCGGGGCACCAAGACAGACTGGGTCATGAACGAGTACCGCCtgcccgacctcgccggagccggcGCCGGCGAGCAGCAGGACGTGGTGCTCTGCAAGGTGTACCGCAAGGCCGTGTCGCTCAAGGAGCTGGAGCAGCGGGTCGCCATGGAGGAGCTCGCGCGCACGCGCTCCTCCCCGCCCACCACCACGGCCTCCCACTGCAGCGCCGGCTCGCCCGACGTCTCCTCCGCGTCGGAGGTCGCCAACGAGGCCGTCAACGCCGTCGTGCAGCACCATGGCCACCACGGGGTGAAGAAGGAGGAGGCCGTGGCGGTGGCGAGGCCGCCGGCGATGCGGCTGCCGCAGCTGGAGACGGCCAAGGGCGGCGCTGGGCTGGAGTGGATGCAGGACCCGTTCCTGACGCAGCTGAGGAGCCCCTGGATGGAGGGCCTCTGCTTGTCTCCCTACTACGCCAGCAGCGTCCTCAACTTCTAG